The proteins below are encoded in one region of Methanomassiliicoccus luminyensis B10:
- the hisD gene encoding histidinol dehydrogenase has protein sequence MWKQLDVEQWTSRRRGTLSEVRRSVEDIIAKVSKEGDAALYELTQKFDKVQLDHLRVTREEIEDAYAKVDDSLIDALKKAKANIEAFHRMQRPADMWTREVAPGLTLGVKNTPLDRIGAYIPGGRAAYPSTVLMCAIPARVAGVVDVVMCTPPPINPLTLVAADLAGVDEVYQVGGAQAIAAMALGTRSIAPVQKIVGPGNVYVTEAKMLMRDRAEIDFPAGPSEIAILADGSGEEEFIAADILAQAEHDPNAACVLVTTDQVLANKVGREVERMAAKAERKEIIDKALGNAGYVLARDIASAVELVNFIAPEHLSIQVKDPMAALQGIRNAGSIFVGKYAPVACGDYASGTNHVLPTAGYAKTYSTLDVGHFMKRSSVQIVERDGLEGIGDVVETLAKAEGLHAHANSVRVRRK, from the coding sequence ATGTGGAAGCAGCTGGACGTGGAACAGTGGACCTCCCGCCGCAGGGGCACTTTGTCCGAGGTCCGTAGGTCGGTAGAGGATATCATCGCCAAGGTCAGCAAGGAGGGCGACGCCGCCCTGTATGAGCTGACGCAGAAGTTCGACAAGGTCCAGCTCGACCATTTGAGGGTAACGAGGGAGGAGATCGAGGACGCCTACGCCAAGGTCGACGATTCCCTCATCGACGCGCTCAAGAAGGCCAAGGCCAACATCGAAGCGTTCCACCGGATGCAGCGCCCCGCGGACATGTGGACCAGGGAGGTCGCTCCCGGGCTGACCCTCGGCGTGAAGAACACCCCTCTCGATCGCATCGGGGCGTACATCCCGGGCGGGCGCGCCGCTTATCCGTCCACGGTCCTCATGTGCGCCATCCCCGCCAGGGTGGCGGGGGTCGTGGACGTCGTAATGTGCACTCCTCCCCCCATCAACCCCCTGACGCTGGTAGCAGCGGACCTGGCGGGAGTGGACGAGGTCTATCAGGTAGGGGGGGCGCAGGCCATCGCGGCGATGGCGCTGGGAACCAGGAGCATCGCCCCGGTGCAGAAGATCGTGGGGCCCGGGAACGTGTACGTCACCGAAGCGAAGATGCTGATGCGGGACCGTGCCGAGATCGACTTCCCGGCGGGACCATCGGAGATAGCCATACTGGCCGATGGATCAGGCGAGGAGGAGTTCATCGCTGCCGATATATTGGCGCAGGCCGAGCACGACCCCAACGCCGCATGCGTGCTGGTCACCACCGACCAGGTGCTGGCGAACAAGGTCGGCAGGGAGGTCGAGAGGATGGCCGCCAAGGCCGAGCGCAAGGAGATAATCGATAAAGCGCTGGGTAACGCCGGGTACGTTCTCGCCAGGGACATAGCCTCGGCCGTGGAGCTGGTCAATTTCATCGCCCCGGAACACCTGTCCATACAGGTCAAGGATCCCATGGCCGCGCTGCAGGGGATACGGAACGCAGGCTCCATCTTCGTTGGCAAGTACGCGCCGGTAGCTTGCGGCGACTATGCCTCCGGGACCAATCACGTGCTCCCCACCGCCGGCTATGCCAAGACCTATTCGACCCTGGACGTCGGCCACTTCATGAAGCGCTCCTCGGTGCAGATCGTGGAGAGGGACGGATTGGAGGGCATCGGCGATGTCGTGGAGACCCTGGCGAAGGCCGAAGGGCTGCACGCCCACGCCAACTCGGTGAGGGTACGCCGGAAGTGA
- a CDS encoding YhfC family glutamic-type intramembrane protease, whose product MDLFVVLAYLIAAAAMVGVPLLVGAYMRKKFNLSWAIFAWGMIGFVLVQVIHYPLVTFTQAPLGSSLTKALGAAGALVVLSVVLGFLAGAFESVGKYLVMRWKNKQWRLDVKKVLFFGAGWGAIESVLIGLVLLLQLISYVSLTSLTPEQTAQIGGDSEALNEQIEALKSLTPLDLVPAPVERMAAFTAQIAFTLLVGLAILKGRPILVVAAIAAHTALDAGAVYLSSTMGVWAAEAFIVVFALGSLYYLRTQWPRDETPAQAPKTKLVV is encoded by the coding sequence ATGGACCTGTTCGTAGTTCTGGCATATCTGATTGCGGCCGCCGCAATGGTAGGGGTGCCTTTGCTCGTGGGCGCCTACATGAGGAAAAAATTCAATCTGTCGTGGGCCATCTTCGCGTGGGGGATGATCGGGTTCGTTCTGGTGCAGGTGATCCACTATCCACTGGTGACCTTCACGCAGGCGCCTTTGGGAAGCTCATTGACGAAAGCTTTGGGCGCAGCAGGCGCATTGGTCGTACTTTCTGTTGTCCTGGGCTTCCTGGCAGGCGCCTTCGAGAGCGTGGGCAAGTATCTGGTAATGAGGTGGAAGAACAAGCAGTGGCGCCTTGATGTAAAGAAGGTCCTGTTCTTCGGCGCGGGCTGGGGTGCGATCGAAAGCGTTCTCATCGGGCTCGTCCTGCTTTTGCAACTAATCTCCTATGTCTCGCTTACTTCCCTGACCCCCGAGCAGACCGCGCAGATCGGCGGGGACAGCGAAGCCTTGAACGAGCAGATCGAGGCCCTGAAGAGCCTGACCCCGCTGGACCTGGTGCCCGCTCCAGTGGAGAGGATGGCCGCGTTCACCGCCCAGATCGCGTTTACGCTGTTGGTAGGCTTGGCGATCTTGAAAGGCCGGCCGATACTGGTGGTCGCGGCCATCGCCGCGCACACGGCGCTCGACGCTGGCGCGGTGTACCTGAGCAGCACCATGGGGGTATGGGCGGCCGAAGCGTTCATCGTGGTGTTCGCACTGGGTTCGCTGTACTATCTCAGGACCCAGTGGCCCCGGGACGAAACCCCCGCTCAAGCTCCGAAAACAAAACTCGTGGTCTGA
- a CDS encoding PH domain-containing protein has protein sequence MDKGSKAGLYYIAAAILLPTAVLIVLIAWGTSLSNAFLYGIVAYAVLPPIMLAAYFLKNKGPVQRAMSRVPRIIIAFTGVMLAVCVVGMLFTLGSESVSAELNAGDLRVEAPFVDESVQYSDISKVELRSGVSYGSRTAGYAGDSMLSGNYRNNEFGSYKLAVHRSTDECIIVHHNGGTLVFNLDSLSKTERFYLDLMQVRGA, from the coding sequence ATGGATAAGGGTTCGAAAGCAGGCCTGTACTACATCGCCGCCGCCATCCTGCTCCCGACGGCCGTCCTGATAGTGCTCATCGCCTGGGGGACCAGCCTCAGCAATGCCTTTCTGTATGGGATCGTGGCGTACGCCGTCCTGCCGCCCATCATGCTCGCGGCGTACTTTCTGAAGAACAAGGGCCCTGTTCAGAGGGCCATGTCCCGCGTTCCCAGGATCATCATCGCATTCACCGGCGTGATGCTGGCGGTTTGCGTGGTCGGCATGCTATTCACACTCGGCTCGGAGTCCGTGTCCGCCGAGCTGAACGCCGGCGATCTCAGGGTCGAAGCGCCGTTCGTCGATGAGTCCGTCCAGTACTCGGACATAAGCAAAGTGGAGCTGAGGAGCGGCGTGAGCTATGGTTCACGAACAGCAGGCTACGCGGGCGATAGCATGCTCAGCGGCAACTACAGGAACAACGAGTTCGGGAGCTACAAGCTCGCCGTCCATCGATCAACGGACGAGTGCATCATAGTGCATCACAACGGCGGCACCCTAGTGTTCAATCTCGATTCATTGTCGAAGACGGAGCGGTTCTACCTCGACCTCATGCAGGTGAGAGGGGCCTGA